The following proteins come from a genomic window of Melospiza melodia melodia isolate bMelMel2 unplaced genomic scaffold, bMelMel2.pri scaffold_28, whole genome shotgun sequence:
- the LOC134433867 gene encoding olfactory receptor 14J1-like, giving the protein LHYGTLLGSRACAHMAAAAWASAFLYSLLHTANTFSLPLCRGNALGQFFCEIPQILKLSCYKSYLRELGLLVLSALLFFACFVFIVFSYVQIFRAVLRIPSEQGRHKAFSTCLPHLAVVSLFLSTGFFAYLKPPSISSPSLDLALSLLYSVVPPGQCL; this is encoded by the exons ctgcactacgggaccctcctgggcagcagagcttgtgcccacatggcagcagctgcctgggccagtgcctttctctattcactgctgcacacagccaatacattttccctgcccctgtgccgtggcaatgccctgggccagttcttctgtgaaatcccacagatcctgaagctttcctgctacaaatcctacctcagggaacttgggcttcttgtgctaagtgctcttctattctttgcttgttttgttttcattgttttctcctatgtgcagatcttcagggctgtgctgaggatcccctctgagcagggacggcacaaagccttttccacctgcctccctcacctggccgtggtctccctgtttctcagcactgggttttttgcctacctgaagcccccctccatctcctccccatctctggatctagccctgtcacttctgtactcagtggtgcctccg gggcagtgcctgtga